A single window of Candoia aspera isolate rCanAsp1 chromosome 3, rCanAsp1.hap2, whole genome shotgun sequence DNA harbors:
- the LOC134493356 gene encoding uncharacterized protein LOC134493356 isoform X1 produces MNHVALTHSPGPVLHRRCRGRRFSFRPLSLTDRHQGRPTMVGIRRSLYNLTAVCCVLAGSLLSLPGDGQNGSSASSSTVSQFMLPHTEAGSFQATTTRMDDIIPSTPQVNVSSIGQPDYLTTTTLGYLNTTARVQTQTANNASSSNTDPSLFLTPTTNLLETNTFGLDDRKYDNTTSWLTSSSEILATEISQSKETQDLLTTKIYVRTVVILRKGTSAAPQPKSTTFTTMGPAKNTIPITDHKAFTEENTVDSTSAPRTAVGEQVITIDTSNTSRSITSEVASSTLLPHKILSAGTEQPANHEQNTSVFDVGNNQDLHSIPVASPIGKDPLVIAVIAIFVVTVGILTLLGFLRYRQRSSRLQFRRLQDLPMDDMMEDTPLSLYSY; encoded by the exons ATGAACCACGTGGCACTGACTCACTCTCCAGGACCAGTTCTTCACAGGCGCTGCCGGGGACGCCGGTTCTCTTTTCGCCCTCTTTCCCTGACCGATCGCCACCAGGGCCGGCCCACCATGGTGGGAATTCGTCGCTCCCTATACAACCTCACGGCCGTGTGTTGCGTCCTCGCTGGAAGCCTCCTGTCTCTGCCAG GAGATGGACAGAATGGGTCATCAGCTTCATCCAGCACGGTTTCTCAGTTCATGCTTCCTCACACTGAGGCTGGAAGTTTCCAGGCAACAACCACCAGAATGGATGACATTATCCCAAGTACCCCACAAGTAAATGTCAGCAGCATTGGTCAACCGGATTATCTGACCACTACTACACTTGGCTATTTGAACACCACAGCAAGGGTACAAACACAGACGGCAAATAATGCCTCTAGTAGTAACACTGATCCTTCTTTGTTTCTTACCCCAACTACAAACTTATTGGAAACTAATACATTTGGTCTGGATGATAGAAAATACGACAATACCACATCCTGGCTTACTTCCAGCTCTGAGATCCTGGCTACAGAAATTTCTCAGTCAAAGGAGACACAAG acTTGTTGACTACCAAGATTTATGTTAGAACTGTAGTAATATTAAGAAAAG GAACATCAGCTGCTCCCCAGCCAAAATCTACTACATTCACTACCATGGGGCCTGCAAAAAATACCATCCCAATCACGGACCATAAGGCTTTCACAGAAGAGAACACTGTTGACTCCACATCAGCTCCAAGGACTGCTGTTGGTGAACAAGTGATCACAATAGATACATCCAATACTTCTAGATCAATAACATCTGAAGTTGCCTCCTCTACTCTCTTACCCCACAAAATTCTATCAGCAGGGACAGAGCAACCAGCTAACCATGAACAGAACACATCTGTATTTGATGTGGGAAACAACCAAG ATCTGCACAGTATACCAGTAGCCAGTCCAATAGGAAAGGATCCCCTGGTGATTGCTGTCATTGCCATTTTTGTTGTGACAGTAGGGATTCTGACTCTCCTGGGTTTCTTGAGATATCGACAACGCAGCAGTAGACTACAGTTTAGACGTCTCCAGGACTTGCCTATG GATGACATGATGGAAGACACACCTCTTTCTCTCTACAGCTATTAA
- the LOC134493356 gene encoding uncharacterized protein LOC134493356 isoform X2, with translation MNHVALTHSPGPVLHRRCRGRRFSFRPLSLTDRHQGRPTMVGIRRSLYNLTAVCCVLAGSLLSLPGDGQNGSSASSSTVSQFMLPHTEAGSFQATTTRMDDIIPSTPQVNVSSIGQPDYLTTTTLGYLNTTARVQTQTANNASSSNTDPSLFLTPTTNLLETNTFGLDDRKYDNTTSWLTSSSEILATEISQSKETQGTSAAPQPKSTTFTTMGPAKNTIPITDHKAFTEENTVDSTSAPRTAVGEQVITIDTSNTSRSITSEVASSTLLPHKILSAGTEQPANHEQNTSVFDVGNNQDLHSIPVASPIGKDPLVIAVIAIFVVTVGILTLLGFLRYRQRSSRLQFRRLQDLPMDDMMEDTPLSLYSY, from the exons ATGAACCACGTGGCACTGACTCACTCTCCAGGACCAGTTCTTCACAGGCGCTGCCGGGGACGCCGGTTCTCTTTTCGCCCTCTTTCCCTGACCGATCGCCACCAGGGCCGGCCCACCATGGTGGGAATTCGTCGCTCCCTATACAACCTCACGGCCGTGTGTTGCGTCCTCGCTGGAAGCCTCCTGTCTCTGCCAG GAGATGGACAGAATGGGTCATCAGCTTCATCCAGCACGGTTTCTCAGTTCATGCTTCCTCACACTGAGGCTGGAAGTTTCCAGGCAACAACCACCAGAATGGATGACATTATCCCAAGTACCCCACAAGTAAATGTCAGCAGCATTGGTCAACCGGATTATCTGACCACTACTACACTTGGCTATTTGAACACCACAGCAAGGGTACAAACACAGACGGCAAATAATGCCTCTAGTAGTAACACTGATCCTTCTTTGTTTCTTACCCCAACTACAAACTTATTGGAAACTAATACATTTGGTCTGGATGATAGAAAATACGACAATACCACATCCTGGCTTACTTCCAGCTCTGAGATCCTGGCTACAGAAATTTCTCAGTCAAAGGAGACACAAG GAACATCAGCTGCTCCCCAGCCAAAATCTACTACATTCACTACCATGGGGCCTGCAAAAAATACCATCCCAATCACGGACCATAAGGCTTTCACAGAAGAGAACACTGTTGACTCCACATCAGCTCCAAGGACTGCTGTTGGTGAACAAGTGATCACAATAGATACATCCAATACTTCTAGATCAATAACATCTGAAGTTGCCTCCTCTACTCTCTTACCCCACAAAATTCTATCAGCAGGGACAGAGCAACCAGCTAACCATGAACAGAACACATCTGTATTTGATGTGGGAAACAACCAAG ATCTGCACAGTATACCAGTAGCCAGTCCAATAGGAAAGGATCCCCTGGTGATTGCTGTCATTGCCATTTTTGTTGTGACAGTAGGGATTCTGACTCTCCTGGGTTTCTTGAGATATCGACAACGCAGCAGTAGACTACAGTTTAGACGTCTCCAGGACTTGCCTATG GATGACATGATGGAAGACACACCTCTTTCTCTCTACAGCTATTAA
- the LOC134493356 gene encoding uncharacterized protein LOC134493356 isoform X3 — MNHVALTHSPGPVLHRRCRGRRFSFRPLSLTDRHQGRPTMVGIRRSLYNLTAAGSFQATTTRMDDIIPSTPQVNVSSIGQPDYLTTTTLGYLNTTARVQTQTANNASSSNTDPSLFLTPTTNLLETNTFGLDDRKYDNTTSWLTSSSEILATEISQSKETQDLLTTKIYVRTVVILRKGTSAAPQPKSTTFTTMGPAKNTIPITDHKAFTEENTVDSTSAPRTAVGEQVITIDTSNTSRSITSEVASSTLLPHKILSAGTEQPANHEQNTSVFDVGNNQDLHSIPVASPIGKDPLVIAVIAIFVVTVGILTLLGFLRYRQRSSRLQFRRLQDLPMDDMMEDTPLSLYSY, encoded by the exons ATGAACCACGTGGCACTGACTCACTCTCCAGGACCAGTTCTTCACAGGCGCTGCCGGGGACGCCGGTTCTCTTTTCGCCCTCTTTCCCTGACCGATCGCCACCAGGGCCGGCCCACCATGGTGGGAATTCGTCGCTCCCTATACAACCTCACGGCC GCTGGAAGTTTCCAGGCAACAACCACCAGAATGGATGACATTATCCCAAGTACCCCACAAGTAAATGTCAGCAGCATTGGTCAACCGGATTATCTGACCACTACTACACTTGGCTATTTGAACACCACAGCAAGGGTACAAACACAGACGGCAAATAATGCCTCTAGTAGTAACACTGATCCTTCTTTGTTTCTTACCCCAACTACAAACTTATTGGAAACTAATACATTTGGTCTGGATGATAGAAAATACGACAATACCACATCCTGGCTTACTTCCAGCTCTGAGATCCTGGCTACAGAAATTTCTCAGTCAAAGGAGACACAAG acTTGTTGACTACCAAGATTTATGTTAGAACTGTAGTAATATTAAGAAAAG GAACATCAGCTGCTCCCCAGCCAAAATCTACTACATTCACTACCATGGGGCCTGCAAAAAATACCATCCCAATCACGGACCATAAGGCTTTCACAGAAGAGAACACTGTTGACTCCACATCAGCTCCAAGGACTGCTGTTGGTGAACAAGTGATCACAATAGATACATCCAATACTTCTAGATCAATAACATCTGAAGTTGCCTCCTCTACTCTCTTACCCCACAAAATTCTATCAGCAGGGACAGAGCAACCAGCTAACCATGAACAGAACACATCTGTATTTGATGTGGGAAACAACCAAG ATCTGCACAGTATACCAGTAGCCAGTCCAATAGGAAAGGATCCCCTGGTGATTGCTGTCATTGCCATTTTTGTTGTGACAGTAGGGATTCTGACTCTCCTGGGTTTCTTGAGATATCGACAACGCAGCAGTAGACTACAGTTTAGACGTCTCCAGGACTTGCCTATG GATGACATGATGGAAGACACACCTCTTTCTCTCTACAGCTATTAA